A genomic segment from Nitratiruptor sp. YY08-10 encodes:
- the murI gene encoding glutamate racemase yields MRAGVFDSGVGGLTVVKSLIKHGLFDEIIYFGDTARVPYGPKDKNTIIRYSLEAQEFFKNFDVDILITACNSVSAYAIEELRSNAHFPVIGVIEPGVLALQNRGLDPNSQILVIGTQATINSGKYQKLLQERGYNNILAKATPLFVPIVEEEIFEGPVLQAALQHYFNDLHPDAVILGCTHFPLIQDAIANYFNNEAVLIHSGEAIVEHLQKELGIKTKKSMPNLKLFASENPEKLKKIAAHWLRDAFKTNEL; encoded by the coding sequence TTGCGAGCTGGCGTTTTCGATAGCGGTGTAGGAGGCCTCACCGTCGTCAAGAGTCTCATTAAGCACGGTCTTTTTGATGAAATCATCTACTTTGGCGATACCGCAAGGGTCCCTTACGGGCCAAAAGATAAAAATACTATCATTCGATATTCTCTGGAAGCCCAGGAATTTTTTAAAAATTTTGACGTAGATATCCTCATTACCGCTTGCAACTCCGTCAGTGCCTACGCCATCGAAGAGCTTCGAAGCAATGCACATTTCCCTGTAATCGGCGTAATCGAACCAGGTGTTTTGGCGCTGCAAAACAGAGGTTTAGATCCCAATAGCCAGATTTTAGTCATTGGAACACAAGCAACGATCAATAGCGGAAAATATCAAAAGCTGTTACAAGAGCGTGGATACAACAATATTTTGGCAAAAGCCACACCACTGTTTGTTCCAATTGTAGAAGAAGAGATTTTTGAAGGACCCGTTTTACAAGCAGCACTCCAACACTATTTCAATGACCTTCATCCAGATGCCGTTATTTTGGGCTGTACCCATTTTCCTTTGATACAAGATGCCATTGCAAACTATTTTAACAATGAAGCAGTACTTATCCACTCTGGTGAAGCCATTGTAGAGCATCTTCAAAAAGAGCTTGGTATTAAAACAAAAAAAAGCATGCCAAATCTCAAACTTTTTGCTTCAGAAAATCCGGAAAAGCTCAAAAAAATCGCAGCCCACTGGCTTAGAGATGCATTTAAGACAAATGAGCTATAA
- a CDS encoding DNA polymerase III subunit gamma/tau — protein MALALKYRPKRFEDLIGQEAVTQTLQRALDTKNLSHAYLFSGLRGSGKTSTARIFSKALICDEGPTSSPCEVCENCQAANEGRHIDIIEMDAASNRKIDDIRDLIEHTKYKPSSARYKIFIIDEVHMLTKEAFNALLKTLEEPPEFVKFILATTDPLKLPATILSRTQHFRFKKIAQKDIIHHLEHILHLENVEYETEALEILARSGSGSLRDTLTLLDQAITFGKNNVSVDAVTKMLGLVDPKKIEALFDMILRQEKEAILQAVQELRDYEAQMVLDEMLIYLKNQLFSKNMHFSMMLYERFFKILSDGKNLLFVSGDDEFVLIITLMKLMEATKIKTVEELIEEFESKETPTISHAPLSTQTAEQIKPKISKPVQKDPFQRLIDKLYERNYELGECFEKSVKFIDFSDNILRWESNPPAECKEKLKHSYPTIRHFVQEIFGIDTKIVKVNPPKSCDEPSSMIEEAEFGGSCIQKEVGLSAKEMDGTNILEDPFIQKAKELFKAKKVVIKPKI, from the coding sequence TTGGCGCTGGCACTCAAATATCGTCCAAAACGTTTTGAAGACCTCATCGGTCAAGAAGCCGTGACTCAGACACTCCAGAGGGCTTTGGATACAAAAAATCTCTCCCATGCCTATCTGTTCAGCGGCCTTCGTGGAAGCGGAAAAACAAGTACGGCAAGGATCTTTAGCAAAGCGCTCATTTGCGATGAGGGTCCCACAAGCTCACCATGTGAAGTGTGTGAAAATTGCCAGGCAGCCAATGAGGGAAGACATATCGACATTATCGAAATGGATGCAGCAAGCAACCGTAAGATTGATGATATTAGAGACCTCATCGAACATACGAAATACAAACCCTCCAGTGCCAGATACAAAATATTCATAATCGATGAAGTCCATATGCTGACAAAAGAGGCTTTCAATGCTCTTTTAAAAACACTTGAAGAGCCACCTGAATTTGTAAAATTCATTCTTGCCACCACCGACCCATTGAAACTTCCTGCGACGATTCTGAGCCGTACTCAACATTTTCGATTCAAAAAGATTGCACAAAAAGATATCATCCACCATTTGGAACATATCTTACATCTAGAAAATGTGGAGTATGAAACAGAGGCTCTAGAAATCCTCGCACGAAGCGGAAGTGGCAGTCTACGCGACACTTTGACACTTCTTGATCAAGCAATAACCTTTGGAAAAAATAACGTCAGCGTTGACGCAGTCACAAAGATGCTGGGACTGGTTGACCCTAAAAAGATAGAAGCTCTTTTTGATATGATCCTACGTCAGGAGAAAGAAGCAATTTTGCAAGCTGTACAAGAACTCAGAGATTATGAAGCGCAAATGGTGCTTGATGAAATGCTCATTTACCTTAAAAATCAGCTCTTTAGCAAAAACATGCACTTTTCCATGATGCTATATGAACGCTTTTTTAAAATTTTGAGTGATGGGAAAAATCTTCTTTTTGTCAGCGGTGATGATGAGTTTGTTTTGATCATTACCCTTATGAAACTGATGGAAGCAACAAAAATAAAAACAGTTGAAGAACTTATAGAAGAGTTCGAATCAAAAGAGACTCCAACGATTTCACACGCTCCTCTATCTACCCAAACAGCTGAGCAAATAAAACCAAAAATATCCAAACCGGTACAAAAAGATCCTTTCCAACGTTTGATCGACAAACTCTATGAACGAAACTATGAACTTGGAGAGTGTTTTGAAAAAAGTGTGAAATTTATCGATTTTAGTGACAATATTTTACGATGGGAAAGCAATCCCCCGGCAGAATGCAAAGAGAAACTCAAACACTCCTATCCCACCATTCGGCATTTTGTACAAGAGATTTTTGGTATCGATACGAAAATCGTCAAGGTCAATCCCCCAAAAAGCTGCGATGAGCCCTCTTCCATGATAGAAGAGGCAGAGTTTGGTGGAAGCTGTATCCAAAAAGAAGTCGGACTCTCTGCAAAAGAGATGGATGGGACCAATATTTTGGAAGACCCTTTCATACAAAAAGCTAAAGAGCTTTTCAAAGCAAAAAAAGTAGTTATTAAACCAAAAATTTAA
- a CDS encoding 3-methyladenine DNA glycosylase, which translates to MIAYDLMKRLKELGYIKEERDPYWWPKSGSFEVVVGAVLTQNTKWENVEKALENLKNELGSIEPQKIVEMDQKRLAALIKPAGFYNTKAFRIQKLVHNMLDEYGSFEAFQKRPSRSWLLAQKGIGFETADSILNYACYKDFLVVDAYTARILNFLGYELQTYQEIQEFLSDSILENLDRIYELYGQEMPLSQIYARFHGKIVEFCKEHCKGRDQAEKIKELLV; encoded by the coding sequence ATGATTGCATACGATTTAATGAAACGGCTTAAAGAGCTTGGGTACATCAAAGAGGAAAGAGATCCATACTGGTGGCCAAAGAGTGGAAGTTTTGAGGTAGTGGTAGGAGCGGTGCTTACCCAAAACACCAAATGGGAAAATGTGGAAAAGGCTTTAGAGAACTTAAAAAATGAATTGGGATCGATAGAACCCCAAAAGATTGTAGAGATGGATCAAAAGAGGTTGGCTGCACTCATAAAACCGGCTGGATTTTATAATACAAAAGCATTTCGCATTCAAAAGCTTGTACACAACATGCTTGATGAGTATGGCTCTTTTGAAGCGTTTCAAAAAAGACCCTCTCGCAGCTGGCTCTTGGCACAAAAGGGAATTGGCTTTGAAACAGCAGATAGTATTCTCAACTATGCCTGCTATAAAGATTTTTTAGTTGTTGATGCCTATACCGCAAGGATTTTGAACTTTTTGGGGTATGAGCTGCAAACCTATCAAGAGATTCAAGAGTTCTTGAGCGATTCCATTTTGGAAAATCTAGATAGAATTTATGAATTATATGGGCAAGAGATGCCACTATCTCAAATCTATGCACGGTTTCATGGCAAAATAGTCGAATTTTGCAAAGAGCATTGTAAAGGAAGAGATCAAGCAGAAAAAATCAAAGAGCTGCTTGTTTAA
- a CDS encoding TIGR00282 family metallophosphoesterase — protein MKIGFIGDIVGRPGRKMIKRYLQDIRKKEDLDFVIANYENASHGFGLTPKNAKELFNAGIDLMTGGNHTWDKKEIVALLEEMPLLRPINYPEGVPGRGYKIVYIDEEPLAIINIMGHFTMPMVDNPFLAAKKIVAVLKDEGIKNIFIDFHAEATSEKRAMFLMLKEDISVQVGTHTHIGTDDLSIVDGAAYVTDVGLTGCRDNVIGMKADVPIKRFLTGLPGHFDVPDKCKSILQMVVFELENGRCKDAYKIKAYDDEGWQVVQRARVE, from the coding sequence GTGAAAATCGGTTTTATAGGAGATATTGTAGGAAGACCCGGTAGGAAGATGATCAAACGTTATTTGCAAGATATTCGCAAAAAAGAGGATCTCGATTTTGTCATAGCCAACTATGAAAACGCAAGTCACGGGTTTGGCCTCACTCCCAAAAATGCAAAAGAGCTTTTTAATGCTGGAATCGATCTAATGACGGGAGGTAATCATACCTGGGATAAAAAGGAGATAGTGGCTCTTTTAGAGGAGATGCCCCTTCTTCGACCTATCAACTATCCTGAAGGTGTTCCTGGACGAGGCTATAAAATAGTTTACATTGACGAGGAGCCATTGGCCATTATCAACATTATGGGGCACTTCACGATGCCGATGGTGGATAATCCCTTTTTGGCTGCGAAAAAAATTGTTGCAGTATTGAAAGATGAAGGAATCAAAAACATCTTTATCGATTTTCATGCCGAAGCAACCAGTGAAAAAAGAGCGATGTTTTTGATGCTCAAAGAGGACATCAGCGTACAGGTAGGCACCCATACCCATATAGGAACAGATGATTTGAGTATCGTAGATGGAGCTGCGTACGTGACAGATGTGGGACTCACAGGATGCAGAGACAATGTCATAGGGATGAAGGCAGATGTGCCGATAAAACGATTTTTAACGGGACTTCCAGGACACTTTGATGTTCCAGATAAGTGCAAATCGATTTTGCAGATGGTGGTTTTTGAGTTAGAAAATGGACGATGCAAAGATGCATACAAGATCAAAGCCTACGATGATGAAGGATGGCAGGTCGTTCAGCGAGCGAGGGTGGAATGA
- a CDS encoding fumarylacetoacetate hydrolase family protein, whose protein sequence is MKIVCVGRNYVEHIEELNNEIPTEPVYFIKPQSAITNEIHYQEDLHYEGEICFLIGNPIKVGVGLDLTKRALQSRLKEKGLPWERAKAFKGSALFSDFVSVKNFEGLRIELFKNGTLVQSGDVDLMIYKPAFLMQDIDAIFGLEEGDILMTGTPKGVGKVDRNDTFEAKLWQGDTLLIQKIWRVV, encoded by the coding sequence ATGAAGATAGTTTGTGTTGGAAGAAACTATGTTGAGCATATTGAAGAGCTTAATAACGAGATTCCAACAGAACCGGTCTATTTTATAAAGCCGCAGAGCGCTATAACTAATGAGATCCATTATCAAGAGGATCTGCATTATGAAGGAGAGATCTGCTTTTTGATTGGAAATCCTATCAAAGTCGGTGTAGGATTGGATCTGACAAAAAGAGCGTTGCAAAGCAGACTCAAAGAAAAAGGGCTTCCTTGGGAACGGGCGAAAGCCTTTAAAGGAAGTGCTCTTTTTAGTGATTTTGTTTCTGTCAAAAATTTTGAAGGATTACGAATAGAGCTTTTTAAAAATGGTACACTGGTACAAAGCGGCGATGTGGATTTGATGATCTACAAGCCAGCCTTTCTTATGCAAGATATTGATGCTATTTTTGGTTTGGAAGAGGGTGATATATTGATGACTGGAACACCGAAGGGTGTTGGAAAAGTAGATCGAAATGATACTTTTGAAGCAAAGCTTTGGCAAGGCGATACACTTTTGATACAAAAGATTTGGAGGGTTGTGTGA